A genomic window from Thermococcus nautili includes:
- a CDS encoding 1,4-alpha-glucan branching protein: protein MRGYLTFVLHTHLPYVRKHGKWPFGEEWLYEAMSESYLPLLMEFERLRDSGVRFQLVVNITPVLMEQLADDYVKAEFEKYLLRKIERTREDLESGKYPGKPVKETLRHFERVYSYWKAINGDVIGRFRELQEGGYLEIITSPATHAYLPLLWREESIRSQIANGVATYEKHFGRRPRGMWVSECAYRPGGEWHLPGGRTVERKGIEKFLEEFGIEYFFVESNLVDNGPVGDSYGAPVPTGSLATLRPYWVKGSNVAIFARNRETGHQVWSAHYGYPGDFHYREFHRKAERSGNQYWRVTGKDVDLGEKDFYDPEKALERVEEHARHFVSLVEDLLARFEEETGEKGIIVAPYDTELFGHWWYEGVKWLGRVLELLAGRGIKTTTLSAFLSNYSGERLEVELPEGSWGANADHSTWWNPETEWTWEEIYRAEERMVALASRFYGKDKLGDRAIEQLARELLILEASDWQFLITTGQAKAYAERRVLLHARDFHRLANEVVRYFKTGEMDVSLLEELEERDNPFRPVIVAHYVSDNPPGLEEYVEPPEVPPEERDRTEEVGGTFVEAEVELGESVFEGSDERFYASSLAFVKRRKPRVPLARRTDTRLAKRVERIGTPRKPKAEKKRPRLKRLIDVKGIGPKTLAKLNKAGINTPEDLLRANLEELARKTGISIKRLRRFVEQL from the coding sequence ATGAGAGGCTACCTAACCTTCGTCCTTCACACTCACCTTCCCTACGTCAGGAAACACGGCAAGTGGCCCTTCGGAGAGGAGTGGCTTTACGAGGCGATGAGCGAGAGCTACCTGCCCCTGCTCATGGAGTTCGAACGTTTGAGGGACTCGGGCGTTCGCTTCCAGCTCGTGGTGAACATAACGCCCGTCCTGATGGAACAGCTGGCCGACGACTACGTCAAGGCCGAGTTCGAGAAGTACCTCTTGAGGAAAATCGAAAGAACAAGGGAGGACCTCGAATCTGGCAAATATCCTGGGAAACCTGTTAAAGAGACCCTCCGCCACTTCGAGCGCGTTTACTCCTACTGGAAGGCCATAAACGGAGACGTAATCGGCAGGTTCCGGGAGCTCCAGGAGGGGGGCTACCTTGAAATAATAACCTCCCCCGCGACACACGCCTACCTTCCCCTCCTCTGGAGGGAGGAGTCGATACGCTCGCAGATAGCCAACGGAGTGGCGACCTACGAGAAGCACTTCGGAAGGAGACCGCGGGGAATGTGGGTTTCAGAGTGCGCCTACAGGCCGGGTGGAGAATGGCATCTCCCCGGCGGAAGAACCGTTGAGAGGAAGGGAATAGAGAAGTTCCTTGAGGAGTTTGGAATCGAGTACTTCTTCGTCGAGAGCAACCTCGTTGATAACGGGCCGGTGGGCGACTCCTACGGCGCCCCGGTTCCCACAGGCTCCCTCGCGACGCTCAGGCCATACTGGGTCAAGGGGTCAAACGTCGCAATCTTTGCCAGAAACCGCGAGACGGGCCATCAGGTCTGGAGCGCCCACTACGGCTACCCGGGCGACTTCCATTACCGGGAGTTCCACAGGAAGGCCGAGCGGAGCGGTAACCAGTACTGGCGCGTGACGGGCAAGGACGTTGATTTGGGCGAGAAAGACTTCTACGACCCCGAGAAGGCCCTTGAGCGGGTTGAAGAGCATGCGAGGCACTTCGTTTCCCTCGTCGAGGACCTGCTCGCGAGGTTCGAGGAGGAAACCGGCGAGAAGGGGATAATCGTTGCCCCCTACGACACAGAGCTGTTCGGCCACTGGTGGTACGAGGGAGTTAAGTGGCTTGGCAGGGTTCTTGAGCTTCTTGCCGGGAGGGGAATCAAAACGACGACGCTTTCGGCCTTCCTCTCGAACTACTCCGGGGAGAGGCTTGAGGTTGAACTTCCTGAGGGCTCGTGGGGCGCCAACGCGGACCACTCGACCTGGTGGAATCCGGAAACGGAGTGGACGTGGGAGGAAATCTACCGCGCGGAGGAGCGTATGGTCGCGCTGGCGAGCCGCTTTTACGGGAAGGACAAGCTCGGCGACAGGGCGATAGAACAGCTCGCGAGGGAGCTTCTAATCCTTGAGGCGAGCGACTGGCAGTTCCTCATAACGACGGGCCAGGCGAAGGCCTACGCCGAGAGGCGCGTTCTGCTTCACGCTAGGGACTTCCACAGGCTCGCCAACGAGGTTGTCAGGTACTTCAAGACCGGCGAGATGGACGTTTCGCTCCTTGAGGAGCTTGAGGAGCGCGACAACCCCTTCAGGCCGGTGATAGTTGCCCACTACGTCAGCGACAATCCACCTGGGCTTGAGGAGTACGTGGAGCCCCCCGAGGTGCCGCCCGAGGAGCGGGATAGGACGGAGGAAGTGGGGGGAACGTTCGTTGAGGCTGAGGTCGAGCTCGGTGAGAGCGTCTTCGAGGGTTCCGATGAGAGGTTCTACGCGAGTTCGCTCGCCTTCGTAAAGAGAAGGAAGCCGAGGGTTCCCCTCGCTAGGAGGACTGACACGAGGCTTGCCAAGAGGGTCGAGAGGATTGGAACGCCCAGGAAGCCGAAGGCCGAGAAGAAACGCCCGCGGTTGAAGCGCCTCATAGACGTCAAGGGCATTGGCCCCAAAACCCTTGCGAAGCTGAACAAGGCGGGAATAAACACACCCGAGGACCTTCTCCGTGCGAACCTTGAAGAGCTCGCGAGGAAGACTGGGATTTCAATAAAAAGGTTGAGAAGGTTCGTGGAGCAGCTTTAG
- a CDS encoding SLC5/6 family protein — protein sequence MEQGRDQWATKIGLILAMAGNAVGLGNFVRFPTQVAQNGGGAFMVPYFIALFFLGIPVMWIEWVAGRYGGKYGHGTLGPTYYLMARESLKPRSALWWGVISGMLAFSLTILLNSYYLHLIGWSAAYSWFSITGAYFGKNTGEFFGNYLANHTQVMLFWGITVILLAIAVGQGVSKGIERWVKVMMPLLYVFAIIMVGYVFVLGSPVDPNWSTIDGFKFIWSPNWTYLKEHFAAVMLAATGQIFFTLSLGMGIIQNYASYLGPKDDVALSGIATVSLNEFAEVVLGGSIAIPLATAYFTKIVSPDLVAKAFKDAPSFLIQMGVPQDIAKSGNVDTISSYLSQHWGEIMQYLTQHKDIGLKAIGNTFGLGFSYTSLPNAFVSMGDAGRLFGALWFLLLWFAGFTSAIAMYNYVVALLEEDLGIKRNVGTWVVLVIYFLAGLPVIYISGYMDQVDAWVSFQLTLLALFDIIVAVYLFKPDNFWKELHEGAWMKVPEWYRPIILYIAPLLLMIPLLGMVKSLIGTTLEWPARIAIIVMWVIGFIESYYSIKKKYGEELEKNEVIIKV from the coding sequence GTGGAGCAGGGAAGGGACCAATGGGCGACCAAGATTGGTTTAATTTTGGCCATGGCAGGAAACGCCGTTGGCCTTGGTAACTTCGTGAGGTTCCCAACCCAGGTCGCCCAGAACGGTGGCGGCGCCTTCATGGTGCCGTATTTCATAGCGCTGTTCTTCCTCGGTATCCCAGTGATGTGGATTGAGTGGGTCGCCGGTCGCTACGGTGGCAAGTATGGACACGGCACCCTAGGACCTACCTACTACCTCATGGCCAGGGAGAGTCTCAAGCCGAGAAGCGCCCTCTGGTGGGGCGTCATAAGCGGTATGCTCGCGTTCTCGCTGACCATACTCCTCAACAGCTACTACCTGCACCTCATCGGCTGGTCGGCGGCGTACTCCTGGTTCAGCATAACCGGAGCCTACTTCGGCAAGAACACCGGTGAGTTCTTCGGCAACTACCTAGCCAACCACACGCAGGTAATGCTCTTCTGGGGCATCACCGTTATACTGCTGGCCATAGCGGTCGGCCAGGGTGTCAGCAAGGGTATCGAGCGCTGGGTCAAGGTCATGATGCCGCTCCTCTACGTCTTCGCCATCATAATGGTCGGCTACGTCTTCGTCCTTGGCTCGCCGGTTGACCCCAACTGGAGCACCATAGACGGATTCAAGTTCATCTGGAGCCCGAACTGGACCTACCTGAAGGAGCACTTCGCGGCGGTCATGCTCGCGGCGACGGGACAGATATTCTTCACACTCTCTCTCGGTATGGGTATCATCCAGAACTACGCGAGCTACCTCGGCCCCAAGGATGACGTTGCCCTCTCAGGTATCGCCACCGTCTCGCTCAACGAGTTCGCGGAAGTCGTTCTCGGTGGTTCAATAGCAATACCGCTCGCGACCGCTTACTTCACCAAGATAGTCTCTCCAGACCTCGTTGCCAAGGCCTTCAAGGACGCTCCAAGCTTCCTCATACAGATGGGAGTTCCCCAAGACATAGCCAAGTCAGGAAACGTTGACACAATCTCCAGCTACCTCAGCCAGCACTGGGGCGAGATTATGCAGTACCTCACCCAGCACAAAGACATAGGCCTCAAGGCAATTGGAAACACCTTCGGACTCGGCTTCTCGTACACCAGCCTGCCCAACGCCTTCGTCAGCATGGGAGACGCGGGAAGGCTCTTCGGTGCACTCTGGTTCCTCCTGCTCTGGTTTGCAGGATTCACCTCAGCGATTGCAATGTACAACTACGTCGTGGCCCTCCTCGAAGAGGACCTCGGCATAAAGAGGAACGTTGGAACTTGGGTCGTTCTGGTGATATACTTCCTTGCTGGACTGCCGGTCATCTACATAAGCGGCTACATGGACCAGGTTGACGCATGGGTGAGCTTCCAGCTGACCCTGCTGGCGCTCTTCGACATCATCGTCGCAGTGTACCTCTTCAAGCCCGACAACTTCTGGAAGGAGCTCCACGAGGGGGCCTGGATGAAGGTTCCCGAGTGGTACAGGCCGATAATCCTCTACATCGCGCCACTGCTCCTCATGATACCGCTCCTCGGAATGGTCAAGAGCCTCATAGGCACGACCCTCGAATGGCCTGCCAGGATTGCAATAATAGTCATGTGGGTCATTGGATTCATCGAGAGCTACTACTCCATCAAGAAGAAGTACGGCGAGGAGCTCGAGAAGAACGAGGTTATCATAAAGGTCTGA
- the gdhA gene encoding glutamate dehydrogenase — MVEIDPFEMAVKQLERAAQFMDISEEALEFLKKPMRILEVSIPLEMDDGSVKVFTGFRVQYNWARGPTKGGIRWHPAETLSTVKALAAWMTWKTAVVDLPYGGGKGGIIVNPKELSDREKERLARGYIRAIYDIISPYTDIPAPDVYTNPQIMAWMMDEYEAISRRKVPSFGIITGKPPGVGGIVARMDATARGASYTVREAAKAVGWDDLKGKTIAIQGYGNAGYYMAKIMSEEYGMKVVAVSDSKGGIYNPDGLNADEVLKWKREHGSVKDFPGAQNITNEELLELEVDVLAPSAIEGVITKDNADKIKAKIVAELANGPTTPEADEILYEKGVLVIPDFLCNAGGVTVSYFEWVQNITGDYWDVETTRAKLDKKMTKAFWDVYNTHKEKNINMRDAAYVVAVQRVYDAMKWRGWVKK, encoded by the coding sequence ATGGTCGAGATTGACCCGTTTGAGATGGCCGTTAAGCAGCTCGAAAGGGCTGCCCAGTTTATGGACATAAGTGAGGAGGCCCTTGAGTTCCTCAAGAAGCCCATGAGGATTCTGGAAGTTAGCATTCCCCTTGAGATGGACGACGGTTCTGTCAAGGTCTTCACCGGTTTCCGCGTTCAGTACAACTGGGCCCGCGGTCCGACCAAGGGTGGTATAAGGTGGCACCCGGCCGAGACCCTCAGCACCGTTAAGGCCCTCGCCGCCTGGATGACCTGGAAGACCGCCGTCGTTGACCTCCCGTACGGTGGCGGTAAGGGTGGTATCATCGTCAACCCGAAGGAGCTCTCCGACAGGGAGAAGGAGAGGCTCGCCCGCGGTTACATAAGGGCCATTTACGACATCATCAGCCCCTACACCGACATTCCGGCTCCTGACGTTTACACCAACCCGCAGATTATGGCCTGGATGATGGACGAGTACGAGGCCATCAGCAGGAGGAAGGTTCCGAGCTTCGGAATCATCACCGGTAAGCCACCCGGAGTCGGTGGTATCGTCGCGAGGATGGACGCCACCGCGAGGGGTGCCAGCTACACCGTCCGCGAGGCCGCGAAGGCCGTCGGATGGGACGACCTCAAGGGCAAGACCATCGCCATCCAGGGCTACGGTAACGCCGGCTACTACATGGCCAAGATAATGAGCGAGGAGTACGGCATGAAGGTCGTCGCCGTCAGCGACAGCAAGGGCGGTATCTACAACCCGGACGGACTCAACGCCGACGAGGTTCTCAAGTGGAAGAGGGAGCACGGCTCAGTTAAGGACTTCCCAGGAGCCCAGAACATCACCAACGAGGAGCTCCTTGAGCTCGAGGTCGACGTCCTCGCCCCGAGCGCCATCGAGGGAGTCATCACCAAGGACAACGCCGACAAGATTAAGGCCAAGATTGTCGCCGAGCTTGCCAACGGTCCGACCACCCCGGAGGCCGACGAGATACTCTACGAGAAGGGCGTCCTCGTCATACCGGACTTCCTCTGTAACGCCGGTGGTGTCACCGTCAGCTACTTCGAGTGGGTCCAGAACATAACCGGCGACTACTGGGACGTCGAGACCACCAGGGCCAAGCTCGACAAGAAGATGACCAAGGCCTTCTGGGACGTCTACAACACCCACAAGGAGAAGAACATCAACATGCGTGACGCCGCCTACGTCGTCGCCGTCCAGAGGGTCTACGACGCCATGAAGTGGCGCGGATGGGTCAAGAAGTGA
- a CDS encoding P-loop NTPase family protein gives MAKEVILLTGPPLNGRDEYLSEALEKANGESYAYYHVFEYLREVGKERGVKITRKNVLDFAINHQDLMNEIRDEAFERIRREIDESDKRFHLVSTPSLFRWGSGSVIGFTLSNLKLLKPDRVIIVLDDVLSVRRRIINDPEWFERFGNDPNNIKLTTLVMWREDAINHVKTLVHELKKEGINVRYVLQFGIRHPPEVFLDLLFREKEKPLVYLSYPMTGHEEEYYHRVRGFYDKLSEHFTVLDPGALDDWWVVAEYDNQVAKNPNVKKIRIKHLLDGNEVDELEREDIEQATEILRRQLVERDFNLVDVSKAIAVYHYAEGVSAGVVSEMAEAYRTLAAIYLYYPFKRRPSPFMEFYGMQNPSRRTMFRDEDEMIRAMVEEKDYWTKG, from the coding sequence ATGGCAAAGGAGGTAATCCTTCTAACCGGCCCGCCCCTCAACGGGCGCGACGAATACCTGAGCGAGGCCCTTGAAAAGGCCAACGGGGAGAGCTACGCCTACTACCACGTCTTCGAATACCTCCGCGAGGTCGGAAAGGAGAGGGGGGTTAAGATAACCCGCAAGAACGTCCTCGACTTCGCAATAAACCACCAGGACTTGATGAACGAGATTCGCGACGAGGCCTTCGAGAGAATAAGGCGGGAGATAGACGAGAGCGACAAAAGGTTCCACCTCGTTTCGACACCGAGCCTCTTCCGCTGGGGGAGCGGGAGCGTTATAGGATTTACCCTCAGCAACCTCAAGCTCCTCAAACCTGACAGGGTCATCATCGTCCTCGACGACGTGCTCTCGGTCAGGAGGAGGATAATCAACGACCCGGAGTGGTTCGAGCGCTTCGGCAACGACCCGAACAACATAAAGCTCACCACACTCGTCATGTGGCGTGAAGATGCCATAAACCACGTGAAGACCCTTGTCCACGAGCTCAAGAAGGAGGGAATAAACGTCCGCTACGTCCTCCAGTTCGGCATAAGGCACCCGCCGGAGGTCTTCCTCGACCTGCTGTTCAGGGAGAAGGAGAAGCCCCTCGTCTACCTCAGCTACCCGATGACCGGCCACGAGGAGGAGTACTACCACCGCGTCAGGGGCTTCTACGACAAACTGAGCGAGCACTTTACCGTTCTCGACCCCGGTGCCCTGGACGACTGGTGGGTCGTCGCTGAATACGACAACCAGGTCGCCAAGAACCCGAACGTGAAGAAAATCAGGATAAAGCACCTCCTCGATGGAAACGAGGTAGACGAGCTTGAGAGGGAGGACATAGAGCAGGCAACGGAGATACTGAGGAGACAGCTCGTTGAGAGGGACTTCAACCTTGTCGATGTCAGCAAAGCAATAGCGGTCTACCACTACGCCGAGGGCGTTTCAGCGGGAGTCGTCAGCGAGATGGCAGAAGCATACAGGACGCTTGCGGCGATATACCTCTACTACCCCTTCAAGAGGCGTCCAAGTCCGTTCATGGAGTTCTACGGCATGCAGAACCCATCGAGGCGGACGATGTTCAGGGACGAGGACGAGATGATAAGGGCGATGGTCGAGGAGAAGGACTACTGGACGAAAGGCTGA
- the psmB gene encoding archaeal proteasome endopeptidase complex subunit beta has product MTENLKGTTTVGVVCKDGVVLAADRRASLGNMVLSEGVTKVFQIDEHLALAGAGSVGDILSLVRLLRAEAKLYRARVGREMSVRALATLTSNILHGNRFMPYFGWFLIAGYDEKPGLYSIDMAGGVTEDKFTAAGSGMEFAFSILEENYRDDLSLEDGIRLALKAIKASTRRDVFTGGGVTLVTVTEDGYREWSEEELKALF; this is encoded by the coding sequence TTGACTGAGAACCTAAAGGGAACCACTACCGTCGGCGTAGTTTGCAAGGACGGTGTAGTTTTAGCGGCAGACAGAAGGGCATCGCTCGGCAACATGGTGCTTTCTGAGGGCGTCACGAAGGTCTTCCAGATAGACGAGCACCTCGCCCTGGCAGGAGCTGGGAGCGTTGGCGATATACTGAGCCTCGTCAGACTTCTAAGAGCCGAGGCAAAGCTCTACCGCGCGAGGGTCGGCAGGGAGATGAGCGTCAGAGCCCTTGCAACCCTTACGTCGAACATCCTGCACGGAAACCGCTTCATGCCATACTTCGGCTGGTTTCTCATAGCCGGCTACGATGAGAAGCCGGGCCTCTACTCGATAGACATGGCCGGTGGCGTCACCGAGGATAAGTTCACCGCCGCCGGTTCCGGAATGGAGTTCGCCTTCTCAATCCTTGAGGAGAACTACCGCGATGACCTCTCACTGGAGGATGGAATAAGGCTCGCCCTGAAGGCGATAAAGGCTTCCACCCGCAGGGACGTTTTCACCGGGGGTGGGGTTACACTCGTGACGGTAACGGAGGACGGCTACCGCGAGTGGAGCGAGGAGGAGCTCAAAGCGCTGTTCTGA
- a CDS encoding beta-CASP ribonuclease aCPSF1 yields the protein MIRRETYVDEILKEIREVIAQMVPPNARITDVEFEGPELVIYTKNPEAIMKDGDLIRNLAKVLKKRISVRPDPDILIPPEKAEEMIKELVPKEAEITNISFDPSVGEVLIEAKKPGLVIGKNGETLRLITQKVHWAPRVVRTPPLQSQTIYSIRQILQTESKDRRKFLRQVGRNIYRKSEYKSRWIRITGLGGFREVGRSALLVQTDESYVLVDFGVNIAAMRDPLKAFPHFDAPEFRYVLDEGLLDAIIITHAHLDHSGMLPYLFRYKLFDGPIYTTPPTRDLMTLLQQDFIEIQHMNGVEPLYRPRDIKEVIKHTITLDYGEVRDIAPDIRLTLHNAGHILGSAIVHLHIGNGLHNIAVTGDFKFIPTRLFEPAVSRFPRLETLVMESTYGGSNDYQMPREEAEKKLIEVIRETIKRGGKVLIPAMAVGRAQEIMMVLEEYARVGGIEVPIYLDGMIWEATAIHTAYPEYLSKSLREQIFHEGYNPFLNPIFKSVANSRERQDIIDSGEPAIIIATSGMLVGGPSVEYFKQLAPDPKNSIIFVSYQAEGTLGRQVQRGLREIPLIGEDGRTEVVQVNMEVHTIDGFSGHADRRELISYVARVRPRPERIITVHGEAHKCLDLSSSIHRKFGISTRAPNNLDAIRLK from the coding sequence TTGATTCGGAGGGAAACCTACGTTGACGAGATACTCAAGGAGATTCGCGAGGTCATAGCCCAGATGGTTCCGCCGAACGCGAGGATAACCGACGTCGAGTTCGAGGGGCCGGAGCTCGTCATATACACCAAGAACCCGGAGGCGATAATGAAGGACGGCGACCTCATCAGGAACCTCGCGAAGGTTCTGAAGAAGAGGATAAGCGTCCGCCCCGACCCGGACATCCTGATTCCGCCCGAGAAGGCCGAGGAGATGATTAAGGAGCTCGTCCCGAAGGAGGCCGAGATAACGAACATAAGCTTCGACCCCTCCGTCGGCGAGGTTCTCATAGAGGCCAAGAAGCCCGGCCTCGTCATCGGAAAGAACGGCGAGACGCTTCGCCTGATTACTCAGAAAGTTCACTGGGCGCCGAGGGTTGTCAGGACTCCTCCGCTCCAGAGCCAGACGATTTACTCGATAAGGCAGATTCTCCAGACCGAGAGCAAGGACAGGAGGAAGTTCCTCAGGCAGGTCGGCAGGAACATCTACCGCAAGTCCGAGTACAAGAGCAGGTGGATTAGGATTACCGGCCTCGGAGGCTTCCGCGAGGTCGGAAGGAGCGCGCTCCTCGTCCAGACGGATGAGAGCTACGTCCTCGTTGACTTCGGCGTGAACATAGCCGCGATGAGGGACCCGCTCAAAGCGTTTCCGCACTTTGACGCCCCGGAGTTCCGCTACGTCCTCGACGAGGGCCTTCTCGATGCAATCATCATCACCCACGCCCACCTCGACCACAGCGGAATGTTGCCGTACCTCTTCCGCTACAAGCTCTTCGACGGGCCGATTTACACGACCCCGCCGACGAGGGACTTGATGACGCTCCTCCAGCAGGACTTCATCGAGATTCAGCACATGAACGGCGTCGAGCCCCTGTACAGGCCAAGGGACATAAAGGAGGTCATAAAGCACACCATAACCCTCGACTACGGCGAAGTCCGCGATATAGCCCCCGACATAAGGCTGACCCTCCACAACGCCGGTCACATACTCGGCTCGGCGATAGTTCACCTCCACATAGGCAACGGACTCCACAACATAGCCGTAACCGGAGACTTCAAGTTCATCCCGACCAGGCTCTTCGAGCCCGCTGTGAGCAGGTTCCCGCGCCTTGAGACCCTCGTCATGGAGTCCACCTACGGCGGAAGCAACGACTACCAGATGCCGAGGGAAGAGGCGGAGAAGAAGCTCATAGAGGTCATAAGAGAGACCATCAAGCGCGGTGGAAAAGTGCTCATTCCGGCGATGGCAGTCGGTAGGGCCCAGGAGATAATGATGGTTCTCGAGGAGTACGCGCGCGTCGGAGGGATAGAGGTTCCGATTTACCTCGACGGAATGATTTGGGAGGCAACGGCAATCCACACCGCCTATCCGGAGTACCTCAGCAAGAGCCTCCGCGAGCAGATATTCCACGAGGGATACAACCCGTTCCTCAACCCGATATTCAAGAGCGTCGCCAACTCGCGCGAGAGGCAGGACATCATAGACTCCGGAGAGCCGGCCATAATCATAGCCACCTCTGGCATGCTCGTCGGCGGACCGAGCGTCGAGTACTTCAAACAGCTCGCCCCAGACCCGAAGAACAGCATCATCTTCGTCAGCTACCAGGCCGAGGGAACCCTTGGAAGGCAGGTGCAGAGAGGTTTGCGCGAGATACCGCTCATCGGCGAGGACGGCAGGACAGAGGTCGTTCAGGTCAACATGGAGGTCCACACGATAGACGGCTTCTCCGGCCACGCGGACAGGAGGGAGCTCATAAGCTACGTCGCCCGCGTCAGGCCGAGGCCGGAAAGGATAATCACCGTCCACGGCGAGGCCCACAAGTGCCTCGACCTCAGCTCGAGCATCCACAGGAAGTTCGGCATCTCCACTAGGGCACCCAACAACCTCGACGCCATAAGGCTCAAGTGA